The following proteins are encoded in a genomic region of Serinus canaria isolate serCan28SL12 chromosome 15, serCan2020, whole genome shotgun sequence:
- the RASAL1 gene encoding rasGAP-activating-like protein 1 produces MAKTTSLRCRVLEGKDLPAKDLSGSSDPYCVIKVDNEVVARTATMWKSLNPFWGEEIMLLLPRGFHSLTIYVLDEDTIGQDDVIGKVSLSHQQISAEPRGVDSWLSLAPVNPDQEVQGEIHLELQVPERGHSRVLRCHLIEARDLAPRDASGTSDPFGRVSCCGHTLETAVVKKTRFPHWDEVLEFELPEGELGEAVLSVELWDWDMVGKNDFLGRVEFSLDTLCPGPTRGWFHLLPLPSTTEDHGGQLGALRLAVRLLEDTVLPSHHYQPLIQLLTEPILCPAQSPEGTALAVLEEVTSAENRQDVATKLVKLFLGQGLAVPLLDYLTTRELARTTDPNTLFRSNSLASKSMEQFMKVVGLPYLHEVLKPVVNCIFEEKKYVELDPGKMELSRGRRISFKGSLSEAQVRESSLELLKGYLGDIIDAIVGSVDKCPLPMRVAFQQLRRRVEERFPSAQHEEARYFSISAFLFLRFFAPAVLTPKLFGLREQHAEPCTGRTLLLLAKALQSIGNLGLQLGQGKEPWMAPLNAVLLPSVTRVRAFLDALVTVGERGQRAGRGHCWCWVRAITPPSATIKEGPLHTCPERGMALLPRFTFKKRHFRLSTQALAYAKVPQGQVLGSIPVEQIRAVEQVDRGTFQHPHVLQVVAQDGTGQLHTTYLQCKSAPELWQWLWALRQATSANRDMLPTCHPGTFRAGRWTCCLQPTRAVPGCSRTHGAVVLGEWSDLGDPAVAAQSLYGHLRAALAGGPVGSVVAGLPCPGQAGGPAGHRLQEVLRDLDIAHDAFTHRDETPEPPPSPLPVPRPPARPSVPPSAHAGRGREASGATEGTRGQQPGTGCIL; encoded by the exons ATGGCCAAAACCACCTCGCTGCGCTGCCGGGTGCTGGAGGGGAAGGACCTGCCCGCCAAGGACCT GTCTGGCTCCAGTGATCCCTACTGCGTGATCAAGGTGGACAACGAGGTGGTGGCCAG GACAGCCACCATGTGGAAGAGCCTGAACCCTTTTTGGGGTGAGGAAATCATGCTGCTTCTGCCCCGTGGATTCCACAGCCTCACCATCTATGTGCTGGATGAAGACACCATTGG GCAGGACGATGTCATTGGCAAGGTCTCGCTCAGCCACCAGCAGATCTCGGCCGAGCCGCGGG GTGTTGACagctggctcagcctggcaccTGTGAACCCTGACCAGGAGGTGCAGGGCGAGATCCACCTGGAGCTGCAAGTCCCTGAGCGGGGCCACTCGCGGGTGCTGCGCTGCCACCTCATCGAGGCCAG GGACCTGGCTCCCCGGGACGCCTCGGGCACCTCGGACCCCTTTGGCCGGGTGTCGTGCTGCGGGCACACGCTGGAGACAGCC GTGGTGAAGAAAACCCGGTTCCCGCACTGGGATGAGGTGCTGGAGTTCGAGCTGCCagagggggagctgggagaggctgtgctgagcGTGGAGCTTTGGGACTGGGACATGGTGGGCAAGAACGACTTCCTGGGGCGG GTCGAGTTCTCCTTGGACACCCTCTGCCCAGGCCCCACCAGGGGCTGGTTccatctcctgcccctccccagcaccaccGAGGACCACGG gggacagctgggtgCCCTGAGGCTGGCAGTGAGGCTGCTGGAGGACACGGTCCTGCCCTCCCACCACTACCAGCCCCTCATCCAGCTCCTCACCGAGCCCATCCTCTGCCCGGcccag tcccctgagggcacagccctggctgtcctggaggaGGTGACCTCAGCAGAGAACCGGCAGGACGTGGCCACCAAGTTGGTGAAGCTCTTCTTGGGCCAAGGTCTGGCTGTGCCCCTCCTGGACTACCTCACCACCCGCGAGCTGGCCAGGACCA CTGATCCCAACACCCTCTTCCGCTCCAACTCGCTGGCCTCCAAATCCATGGAGCAGTTCATGAAG GTGGTGGGGCTGCCCTACCTGCACGAGGTCCTGAAGCCGGTGGTGAACTGCATCTTTGAGGAGAAGAAATATGTGGAGCTGGACCCCGGCAAGATGGAGCTGAGCCGgggcag GAGGATCTCCTTCAAGGGGTCCCTGTCGGAGGCCCAGGTGCgggagagcagcctggagctgctgaagggctACCTGGGGGACATCATCGATGCCATCGTGGGCTCAGTGGACAAGTGTCCCCTCCCCATGAGGGTGGCCTTCCAGCAGCTCCGCAGGCGGGTGGAGGAGCGATTCCCCTCGGCACAGCATGAG gAGGCCCGGTACTTCTCCATCAGTGCGTTCCTCTTCCTTCGCTTCTTTGCTCCCGCTGTCCTCACCCCAAAGCTCTTTGGGCTGCGGGAGCAGCATGCGGAGCCCTGCACCGGCCGCACGCTCCTGCTGCTTGCCAAG gctctgcagagcatcGGGaacctggggctgcagctggggcagggcaagGAGCCGTGGATGGCCCCACTGAACGCTGTCCTCCTGCCCAGTGTCACCCGTGTCCGGGCCTTCCTGGATGCCCTGGTCACCGTGGGTGAGCggggacagagggcagggaggggacattGCTGGTGCTGGGTCAGGGCCATCACCCCG CCCTCGGCCACCATCAAGGAGGGTCCCCTGCACACCTGCCCAGAGCGGGGGATGGCACTGCTGCCCCGGTTCACCTTCAAGAAGAGGCACTTCAGGCTCAGCACCCAGGCCCTGGCCTATGCCAAGGTGCCCCAGGGGCAG GTGCTCGGCTCCATCCCCGTGGAGCAGATCCGGGCTGTGGAGCAGGTGGACAGGGGCACCTTCCAGCACCCCCACGTCCTGCAGGTGGTGGCACAGGATGGCACGGGGCAGCTCCACACCACCTACCTCCAGTGCAAG AGCGCCCCGGAgctgtggcagtggctgtgggCGCTGCGCCAGGCCACCAGCGCCAATCGCGACATGCTGCCCACGTGTCACCCCGGCACCTTCCGCGCCGGCCGCTGGACCTGCTGCTTGCAGCCCACCCGTGCCG TGCCCGGCTGCAGCCGTACCCACGGCGCCGTGGTGCTGGGCGAGTGGAGCGACCTTGGGGACCCCGCggtggcagcacagagcctctACGGGCACCTGCG GGCAGCGCTGGCCGGGGGTCCCGTGGGCAGCGTGGTGGCCGGGCTCCCCTGCCCGGGCCAGGCAG ggggaCCCGCTGGGCACCggctgcaggaggtgctgcGAGATCTGGACATCGCCCACGACGCCTTTACCCACCGCGACGAGaccccagagccacccccaagtcccctccctgtccccagaccCCCGGCACGCCCCAGCGTCCCCCCTTCAGCCCACGcggggaggggcagggaggccAGCGGGGCCACAGAGGGGACGCGGGGCCAGCAGCCCGGCACGGGGTGTATTCTGTAA